In Apium graveolens cultivar Ventura chromosome 10, ASM990537v1, whole genome shotgun sequence, the following are encoded in one genomic region:
- the LOC141689046 gene encoding uncharacterized protein LOC141689046, whose product MLIFLELGLPHYNLSFRAIMSSFAYAVAFNSLGLAYKTTKGAPGPGFDSADAEGGAESSAPQNVVDLANVPLPDDPVVQEIFEDEAPRPKKRKSVPGKPPRGQAAISNRVICDSEGKGLGGEPVKVGTKSLVYLVGFMSSIPSEEDWDEVEGSSMAAAFKRVTEQWGQVGSSISICSDIAFIEVREANNRTRAEKIRADGLKDELDEAREGFKTVESGLNEQLNDEKAQTDGLAKEVEKLKVDLATKEDLNKEAITLLLKD is encoded by the exons GTTTGCCGCATTACAATCTTTCGTTTAGGGCGATAATGTCTTCTTTTGCCTATGCCGTTGCTTTTAACTCCTTGGGCCTGGCTTATAAGACCACTAAAGGAGCTCCCGGACCCGGATTTGATTCTGCAGATGCTGAGGGGGGAGCCGAATCTTCTGCCCCCCAGAATGTGGTAGATCTGGCTAATGTGCCCTTGCCTGATGATCCGGTTGTTCAGGAGATTTTCGAGGATGAGGCCCCTCGCCCAAAGAAGAGGAAATCGGTTCCGGGAAAGCCTCCCCGGGGCCAAGCTGCTATCTCCAACCGGGTCATCTGTGATTCGGAAGGAAAGGGTCTGGGTGGAGAACCGGTGAAAGTTGGGACCAAGTCCTTGGTATACCTGGTCGGATTCATGTCAAGCATCCCATCAGAGGAGGATTGGGATGAAGTGGAGGGCTCTAGTATGGCAGCAGCTTTCAAGAGGGTGACCGAGCAATGGGGTCAG GTTGGGAGTTCCATATCCATCTGCTCTGATATAGCTTTCATCGAGGTCCGGGAGGCCAACAACCGGACCAGGGCTGAGAAGATCCGAGCTGATGGTCTGAAGGATGAGCTGGATGAGGCTCGGGAGGGCTTCAAGACCGTCGAATCCGGGTTGAATGAACAGCTGAATGATGAGAAGGCCCAGACTGATGGTCTTGCCAAGGAGGTGGAGAAGCTGAAGGTCGACCTTGCTACTAAGGAGGATTTAAATAAGGAAGCTATAACAttactcttgaaagattaa